The Hordeum vulgare subsp. vulgare chromosome 7H, MorexV3_pseudomolecules_assembly, whole genome shotgun sequence DNA window gcccccttagtttcggctaccggtgttatgttccataattgagcgctcctaacacgatcggggttgttatggggacccccttgataattcgttttagattaaagctggtctggcaaggcccaatattggtactacatttgcccaacataataacttgttaatactgaaagcatagggcgtcatgaacccgaggagtaatttcacataatacaggggggccagtgctgttggtgctggtccaaaactagagccgtttgcggggccaacccggggcaactcgggagatttctatcaggccaccgtacgctgtgcttatccgtcgtgtcctgagaatgagatacgcggctcctatcgggatcgtcgacacgccgggcggccttgctggattagttttacctttgacgaaatatcttatgcatcgggattccggtgatgctttgggtaatctcaaagttgaggttttccactagggaatccgacgagatcgcgagcttcgtgattgaggatttctatgcggcttgtggtaatttgtgatggactagttggagcacccctgcagggttaaatctttcggaaagccgtgcgcgcggttatgtggcaacgtggatactttgtttaacactcgttctagataacttgaagttaacttaaataaaactttccaactgtgtgcgtaaccgtgactgtctctttcgtgagttccttctccgatcgaggacacggtggggttatgtctgacgtaggtaggtgttcaggatcattcatttgatcaacagtagttcacgtccgttatgcgtagatcttccccctcttacatcTTTTACTCGTAAGttcagccaccaaataaatgcttagccgctgctgcaacctcaccacttaaccttacctcacccattaagctttgctagtcttgatacctttggaaatgagattgctgagtcccctgtggctcacagattagtacaacaccagttgtaggtacagggaaAGGTTACATGATGCGAGCACGTTgaatgttcatttggagttgctacttcttcttcttcatcgatctaggatgggttccaggccggcagcctgggatagcaaggatggacgtcattcttatttttttttctcgtttgctttcgtccgtagtcggaccctgctcttactcttgatgtttatgtaatgtactattgtgactctgatgtagcttgtgacgagtgtaagccaactctctatgtatacctcttcttttcagtacatgtacttgtaacgatatccattctcgcgacacgacgagatgcgcttctatccctgacgaggccttcgtgccaaattgaggatagggtcgcatcttgggcgtgacagccagttcctgttttttccgtgtttttggctcttttcagatctgattttggaacagagtccaaacggaataaaatccccgaaatgattttttcccgaacgaaagaagatcagggggcttgtgggccaagcgtggagggctacacggagcccacaagcccccactcggccaccagggggcggcggtgggcaagcttgtggcctccctagcgcccccccccctgacctagcctatatattccctaaaatacagaaaaacaaaatcaagggatccacgaaaatacttttccgccgccgcaagcttccgtttccgcgagatctcatctggagacccttcccggtgccctgccggaggggactttagagttggagggcttctacatcaacatcatcgcgcctccaatgactcatgagtagttcagtttagacctacaggtccgtagttaatagctagatggctccttctctctcttggatcttcaatacaaagttctccatgatcttcatggagatctatctgatgtaatcctctttggcggtgtgtttgtcgagatccgatgaattgtggatttgtgatcagattatctatgatatatatttgagtctttgctgatttcttatacgcatgatttgatatccttgtaagtatctccgagtcttgggttttgtttggccaactagatctatgattcttgcaatgggagaagtgcttggttttgggttcttaccgtgtggtgacctttcccagtgacagtaggggcagcaaggcacacatcgtgtagttgccatcaagggtaacaaggtgggctttgtcgtagatatgagattgtccatctacatcatgtcatcttgcttaaggcgttactctgttcttttggacataatacactagatgcatggtggatagtggttgacgtgtggagtaatagtagtagatctagaaactgtcggtctacttgttttggacgtgatgcctatagatataatcattgccatagatgacgtcacgactttgcgcggttctatcaattgctcgacagtaatttgttcacccaccgtctacttgctttcatgagagaagccactagtaaacgctacggcccccgggtctattcacacctatagtttccacttttgcttttactttgcttttttactttgttgctttcagttctcacttggcgaacaatctacaagggattgacaaccccttcatagcgttgggagcaagctttttgtgtttgtgcaggcacttgtgatactccttcactggatcgataccttggttctcaaactgagggaaatacttaccaccgctgcgctacatcaccctttccgcctcgagggaacaccaatgcaaggctccaaggccacgggggaaatcctttgcatatttgcctaggaagtcccttaaggcgtagtcgtagcataaggattcctggtgccgtaacacgcctatttctggcgtcgttggaagatcttttgttgcagtagcaacgttcctccgcactaagaggacacgcatccaaacctcaaaagtgcatgacaacctctgcttccctctgcgaaggccaatcttttacctttactttttgtccttgaaagagtcatggtgatcttcaccaattccttatttcgcctttatcttggctaccgtcatatgctagggaaagatctatattcatatgttaacttggaggtaggcattcatgaattattattgttgacattacccttgaggtaagcacttgggaggcaaaactagaagcccctatctttctctgtgtccagctgaaactttgatctcatgagtaccacgtgagttgtagcaattgtagagaacgaaagaatgattgagtatgtggatttgctttacaggctcttatttgactctttctgatgttgtgataaattgcaatttcttcaatgactaaaggctatcggttgttacttctcggtaaggttcttgatccatgctttactttgtgaaggaattatcactttagcatgagagattatatgttggtattgatgttctgatcttgatcatgatgcatgcatgttcgtatcttgttttgtctacacctttctccctaaacatgtggacatatttattgagttaggctttcgcttgaggacaagcgacgtctaagcttgggggagtttctacgtccattttgcatcatgttttcatgttgatatttatcgcttctttggctgttatttcacttcccggtacaattcttatggcttttctctcttattttgcgaggtttacatgaagagggagaataccgacaactggaattctggcctgaaagtggagcaaagttgagatacctattctgtgcaactccaaacgccgtaaaaatcaacgaggattttttcccgatttatcaaaaatactgggccgaagaagtgccagaggggcaccagggggtgcccacaagcctgcacggcgtgcccaccccccccccctaggccgcgccatgagggcttgtgggcagcccactggcccacttgctcccctcttttgctatatggagggtttcgtccaggaaaaaatcagggaggagctttttcgtggattcgccgccgccacgaggcggaacttgagcagaaccaatctagagctccggcaggacgatcctgccgaggaaacttccctcccggagggggaaatcgtcgccatcgtcatcaccaacacccctctcatcggagaggactcgtcaccatcaacatcttcatcagcaccatctcatctccaaaccctagttcatcacttgtaaccaatctccgtctcgcgactccgattggtacttgtaaggttgctagtagtgttgattactctttgtagttgatgctagttggattatttggtggaagagtttatgttcagatccttgatgctactcattacctctctgatcatgagtgtgactatgctttgtgagtagttacttttgttcctggggacatgggataagtcatgctaatagtagtcatgtgaatttggtattcgttcggtattttgatatgttgtatgttgtttttcctctagtggtgttatgtgaacgtcgactacataaaacttcaccattatttgggcctagaggaaggcattgggaagtagtaagtagatgatgggttgctagagtaacagaagcttaaaccctagtttatgcgttgcttcgtaaggggctgatttggatccactagtttaatgctatggttagactttgtcttaattcttctttcgtagttgcggatgcttgcgagaggggttaatcataagtgggatgcttgtccaagtaagggcagtacccaagcgccagtccacccacatatcaaactatcaaagtaacgaacgcgaatcatatgaacatgatgaaactagcatgacagaaattcccgtgtgtcctcgggagcgttattcctcctataagactttgtccaggcttgtcccttgctacaaaagggattgagccactttgctgcaccgttgctacttttgttacttgttgcttcctgtgaatcatctcaccacacaatcacttgttaccgacaatttcagtgcctgcagatttgaccttgctgaaaaccacttgtcagatccttctactccttgttgggttcgacactcttacttatcgaaaggactgcgattgatcccctatacttgtgggtcatcaactcccctcatgcataagcttgcatcaaaactacacaaataaatttctaagcatgcatgcaagctcatatgaacagcaccaagaactcctaaatactcacaaataagaccaccagtcaaaattttaattggaggagtggaggagacACATACCAGGGAGAAAATGctaaaattctcaatgcaaatgatgggctgtagagagagatcgaaatttgccaccaagaatagcaagaactcgagctccaggagaaaaatcgggatttttggagtgagagagagaaggggggggGAGTACCTGGAAAGGAGcccaggtgggcccaggcgacctgtgggcgcggtcagtgggcaggccgcgccagctggCCGCCTGGGCCAAGGGTGCCCCCCTGGCTGGCTCCAGGTGCCCCTGCTTCTCTTTTTTCATGgaattttttattttaatttttctcacaacttcacttttgaaacaAATTCGAAATACTAAAAGgtgcaaaacttccggaaagctcgaaACACTGGTTAAATATATGAAGCCTCAAAAACATTAAActttggtgcatcaaggagaatgaatgataaaggaaatgaaaacataacaagcttctctttttactcatataaaacatatttgttagcaaggttgatcaagtctcactaccaaacatgtgttatattgagcaaaaagtttcacttcttataaagcaatcatggtacctttagttcagtggatattgtccccaccatattGGTTTtgcatttgtggtgcacatgtagaggacaatcccactctccaaccttcacagtctcaatattctcaatagaattaaggccatgccttttatcaatcttctttggaaaatatactgtgtgctccttctcattaacattgaaggtcacctttcctttattgcaatcaataatagcacctgtggtgttaaggaaaggtctaccaagaataatagacatgatcccatcctcgggcatgtcaagcacaacaaaatcagtaaggatcaagcaattagcaacttcaacgggaacatcctcacaaatacctacaggaacggctgttgacttatcagccatttgaagagagatatctgtagggattagtttatatagacaaagccttttgtaaagagagaaaggcataacactcactcctacaccaagatcacataaagcagttctgacataattattttttatggagcaaggaatggtgggaatacctcgatcaccaagcttctcaggaatcttgccgttgaaagagtaattagcaagcatagtagatattgcctcattgggaacttttcttttattagtgacaatatctttcatatacctcgagtacggaggcaacttaatagcatcggtcaaaggaatttgaagaaaaagaggtttcatccattcacaaaatttattgtaatgctcttcttctttagttttgaaagacttacctgggaagggcattgattttcgtacccatggttccctttccttcccatgttttcttgcaacaaaatcttctctagtatacctcttgcgcttgtcgggtgcttcttcctctcgtatctcaggaggatcaatcttctcattatctttatcaggttcagcaccatcttcagtttcagcatcggaaatagatatactattaggatcaacaataggttcttcatcaattatgggatcattggagttgtcagcctccttgtgtttattcttcttcttcggggagctgacaatgtcttcttcccgcaattgagaatcttgctcgatcctctttggatgcccctccggataaagggggtcccgagtgtgtgtacctcctcgggtctttataccataaacctgtgtatcaacttgtttggcattgttagcaagtaAATCCTTTTGCACATTGAGGTCCGGCCCATGGCCCCAAGCCCGACGGGCTTTTCAACAGATGGACCGGGCTTGGGTTTCAAAGTAGGCCCGATGGCAGGGCCTGGGTCGGGCCTGGGCCTCAGTTTTCTGTCGTGGGCTTTTTAGGGCCTGGCCCATGGCCAGATATAGGTGGTGGTTACTGTCGGTTAGCTTGATGTAGAGGTCGCTAGTTCAATCCCCCGCTTTTACACTTCTTTTTTGTGTCCAGAATACAGAAAGTGAAAAACGGGGTGATTTGGGCCGGCATACCTTAGTCGGCTACAGACGCCATTTTGCAAAAACAGCTATAACCGAATAGGATCTGCCTTGGCCGGTCGGCTATCCAACATACAAGGCACTATTTGTTTTTCAAATTAGTTGGCTAGTTTTAAGGGAGATCTTAGTGGGTGCTCTAAACGCCACTTTCCTGAACCAGCGCTCATAGTGTACCGTGCATCAGCTCCCGTGGACCAGCCTAGGAAAGGAGACGATCACTGGTTCGGAGTGGTTGTCCGTTTCACATCTCGTGGTCAATGGTTGACCGGGCCACTAGACTACTTGAGAAATTCTTTTctataaaaaaatcagaaaattgcAAAAATTAAATAAAGATCATCAACTTCGAACAAACTTTACAAATTTGAAAAACATTCATCCTTTTAAAAAAATTTATCAATTTTAAAGTAAATTTCATAGTATTTTTGAAAAAGTGTCATcatatttgaaaaaaatgatcAATTTAAAAAATAGTTTATCAATTTGGAAAAGAGTACATCGAATATGAAAAAAGTTTAATGAATTTGACAAAAAGTTCATTGCACTTAAAAAAAAACTTCATTGTTttaaataaattcaaaaactttgaagagaagttcatcaattttgaaaaaaaatcatccaaTCTGAAAAAGGTTCAATTTTTTGAGAAATAGTTCATTGTatttgaaaaaaacaaaaaaatgaaaagatttGTACacattgaaaaaagttcatacaTTTGAGAAACTTCATATAATTGATTTtcttcatgaaatttcaaaatcaGTTCACAAATTGGAAAAAAAGTTCAACGAATATGAAAAGCGTTCGTTGAATTTGAAATAAATCAAGCAATTTGAAAAACTATTTCAACACAATTAAAAAAGTTCACCAAATTTTAAAAAACGTTTGTCCAATTAAAAACAAAgacgaaaaaataaaaaggaaaaagtgaAAAggtgaaaaaaggaaaagaaaaaagaaaaggacgTAAGAGGAAAGAAGAAAGAGAGGAAGAAGCAGTACCTGAGCAGCTAACGCGGGACGGTGGAGTGGTTAGTCCGTCACACTACTGATTCACAGGTCGCGGGATCGAATCGCAACAAAGGTGgggtttctctttcttcttacaaCAGAAGAAAGTAGAAGGTGGGCCGAGCCCAGCTAACGCGTTGCACATGCCGGCTAGCAAATTTGTCACGTTAAATAGGATTTTGTAGACCTCTCGAGTCAGAGTGTGAAGTTGTAACCAATAGGATACACCAATTTAATGTGAACATACATCCTTTTATCCTGTTTAGTCCGTGGaacttatttttcttgttctttttcttaagtacgtgattttttttaaatcgaTGAACTATTTCAAATTTGATAAAATTTATTTCAAAATTGGTAAACCTTTTTcataatttgatgaacttttttttaaagTCCATGAAGTATTAAATTGTTTATaatattgatgaactttttttaaatccatgaacttttttcaagGGAGTTAATCAACTTTTGAAAAGGTTCATCGATTGTGAAGAAATATTCATTGTATTTAAAAAAGATTTCAtcaatttaaaaaaagttcatgattTTTTTCTAAAAAGTTTGTCAGCTTTTGTAGACAGTACGTGGGATTTAAAAAAAGTTCAGGAAATGAAATTTTTCattgatttttttaaaaagttcatcaattgtgAAGAAAGGTTCATTGTATTTGAAAACAAAAACTcataaatatgaaaatagttcATCAACTTTTGAAAACAGTTTGTGTGATTTGACAAAAGTTCAGGAATTTAAAAATATTAAAGAAAAACGTTAATGAAAAAAGATAAAAAATTTCGAACTTGAGAAAAGTtcatgaaataaaaaaaaagaaaaacagctatggaaaaaatctttccacataaaaaagaagaacaaaaaaggAAATACAAAAAGGGAAAAGATTATCTTCCACCGGCCGATCCGCGCGATCCATCCGCCGCCCGCTCGTCCGTTGAATCTCGAAACTGGATCGGTGTTTGAGAAACTGGGCAGGTGTTTCAGAAAACAGCCTAGTCCGTGCCTGCGCCTCCGCCTCGGCCCCGACGACCTCGTCGCCGCCGGCCTGCTGCGGCCCCATCGCCCCTCCGTCGTCGGCCTGCTGCGGccccgacgacctcgccgccgccggcctgctCCGGCCCCATCGCCCCTCCGTCGTCGGCCTGCTGCGGccccgacgacctcgccgccgccggcctgctCCGGCCCCAtcgccctccgccgccccgcgccacgGCCCCGCCCCGTCGGCCTGCCCCACGGCCCTCCGCCGCCGGCTTGTCCGTCGCCCTCTGCCGTCGGGCAGCTCCGCAACTGGCCTACAACATTTCTGCAACAGGGTCGTGGTTTCTACAACTCAATCATTGTTTCAGGAGTTACGTAAATTGTTTCCGGATTTTTTTGAAGCACGATCACTGTTGCATGATCACTGTTTTCGTAACACGGCtattgtttctgcaactcgaccTGTGTTTCAGAAACTATTGATTACGAGGACGTAGATTGGACGGCTGCGTCGATACATTTAACGGCCGTTGAGGTGGCCCCCGATGGATGCAGCCCCCATAAAAAAAAAGACATGAGAAGAAAAGTGGAAAGTAACGAAACTAAACAAATGGGGTGAACTTGGTCTGTTGGTTAGTGCGGCTCGCTCAGTTTTTTGTTTGCAATATCACAAAGAAATACATGGGTCGAGCCCAGGTAAGACGACTGCAGACGCCGATTATAGAAAACCGAAGAAACCAGCGTCGTGCAGGGTTAAATAGGATTTGCCTATTTTTTCTCTCCCCATTGCCTGCCGTCCGTTGTTCTAATTTGCTATCCCCGCCGCAACTTGCCATCTTATTAATGGAAGGGGTCCAACGACAGTTCAACTTGGCGTCTGATTAATCCCTAATCATTGTCACGTCAGTATAAAACCAATGCATAAATGGGCTTTTAGGAGAAATCAACCAGGATAAGCTGGGATCCGCGAGAATAGGGTGTCAATTTCGGAGATTCAGAGTttaggctgctcatagtggggagtaacttagCCAAGTAACATGCACATGTTACTGGTCTAtgttactaccttcatagtgggtAGTAACATTTGTGGGATGTCATATTAATTAGGATATAGACTCATTTTGTATTGGTATGTGTGATGTTACTGTAACATAGCTAGTTACCACAAGCACCTCTCTCCTCATTAACTCactgccacataagcaaatttgcaTTGTAACGTGTGATGTTACTACTATGTTACTCCCATGGCCAGACTTAGGATCGTTTTCAAAGTTCGAGAACGAGTTTAAGGGTTTTTTCAGACTCTTCTCGCCCAGACTTCACTACCGGCGCGGCACGCGACGTGGCGACCCGCCAACCACCCATCGCAACGCATCGCACGCGCGCGCACCCACCCCCACCTGAACGTCGCACCGGAAGCCGGCCGCTCCCCGCCATCTATTATCCATCACGCGCGCCGGCGCCGTTGGATGCGCACCGTCCCTCCCATAAAACCCGGCAGGCGACACGGCTCGAGAGAGGCAAATCAAAACCAAACAAAACCACCGACACCACGATggcgcccccgccgccgcacatCGCCGTGGTGGCCTTCCCCTTCAGCTCCCACGCGGCCGTGCTCTTCTCGTTCGCGcgcgccctcgccgccgccgcgccggccGGGACGAGCCTCTCGTTCCTCACCACCGCCGACAACGCCGCCCAGCTCCGCAAGGCCGGCGCGCTCCCGGGCAACCTGCGCTTCGTCGAGGTCCCGGACGGGGTGCCGCCGGGCGAGACGTCGTGGCTGTCGCCGCCGCGCCGGATGGAGCTCTTCATGGCGGCGGCCGAGGCCGGTGGGGTCAGGGCCGGGCTCGAGGCGGCATGCGCCTCCGCCGGTGGCGCCAGGGTGAGCTGCGTCGTCGGGGACGCGTTCGTCTGGATGGCCGCGGACGCGGCCGCCGCTGACGGGGCGCCGTGGGTGGCCGTCTGGACCGCCGCGTCCTGCgccctcctcgcgcacctccgcaCCGACGCGCTCCGCCGGGACGTCGGCGATCAGGGTACGTGCTTGCTCGAGTGTCCGTTGAGATTCTCATGGATGGAGTTTAACTTGAGAATCTTATCTTATCGTCTTCTTGGGTTTTAAACTAACTTTTAATTAGAGAGTCGTATTCTTATCTGTTAAAATTTGGTCGATGGAGCTGTTAATTGATTCAGTTTCGCATGTCGCGTGCGTAACCTGCAGCCGCCAGCCGAGCCGACGAGCTGCTGACCGCGCACGCCGGCCTCGGCGGCTACCGCGTCCGGGACCTCCCCGACGGCGTCGTCTCCGGCGACTTCAACTACGTCATCAGCCTCCTGGTCCACCGCCAGGCGCAGCGCCTTCCTAAAGCGGCCACGGCCGTCGCCCTCAACACCTTCCCGGGCCTCGACCCGCCCGACCTCACCGCCGCCCTCGCCGCCGAGCTCCCGAACTGCCAGCCCCTCGGCCCCTACCACCTCCTCCCGGGCGCAGAGCCCACAGCAGACACCAACGAAGCGCCAGCCGACCCGCACGGCTGCCTCGCCTGGCTCGACCGCCGGCCCGCGCGGTCCGTCGCGTACGTCAGCTTCGGCACGAACGCCACGGCGCGGCCGGACGAGCTGCAGGAGCTCGCGGCCGGGCTGGAGGCGAGCGGCGCGCCGTTCCTGTGGTCGCTGCGCGAGGAGTCGTGGCCGCTGCTCCCGCCGGGGTTCCTGGAGCGCGCGCCGGGCCTCGTGGTGCCGTGGGCGCCGCAGGTGGGCGTGCTGCGGCACGCCGCGGTCGGCGCGTTCGTGACGCACGCCGGGTGGGCGTCGGTGATGGAGGGAGTGTCCAGCGGCGTGCCCATGGCGTGCCGGCCCTTCTTCGGCGACCAGACGATGAACGCGCGGTCGGTGGCCAGCGTGTGGGGCTTCGGCACGGCGTTCGACGGGCCGATGACGCGCGGCGCCGTGGCAAACGCGGTGGCGACGCTGCTGCGCGGGGAGGATGGGGAGCGGATGAGGGCAAAGGCGCAGGAGCTGCAGGCCATGGTGGGCAAGGCGTTCGAGCCCGACGGCGGCTGCAGGAAGAACTTCGACGAGTTTGTCGAGATAGTTTGTCGGGTGTGATCGTGTACTCGTACAAATGCTTAGAACTCTATGGGACCGATTACGTGTAAGTCGACCGTCTTTTTTATGTGTGTGTAAGTCACTTTGTTTTTACCGTCAGATATCCATCCGACGGCGTGATCTTCTTCCTCCCAACCGAGTCCTGACCGCAGCCATCCACCAGCTGTGACCGCCCCGTACTCCCCTCGACCC harbors:
- the LOC123411312 gene encoding anthocyanidin 3-O-glucosyltransferase; the protein is MAPPPPHIAVVAFPFSSHAAVLFSFARALAAAAPAGTSLSFLTTADNAAQLRKAGALPGNLRFVEVPDGVPPGETSWLSPPRRMELFMAAAEAGGVRAGLEAACASAGGARVSCVVGDAFVWMAADAAAADGAPWVAVWTAASCALLAHLRTDALRRDVGDQAASRADELLTAHAGLGGYRVRDLPDGVVSGDFNYVISLLVHRQAQRLPKAATAVALNTFPGLDPPDLTAALAAELPNCQPLGPYHLLPGAEPTADTNEAPADPHGCLAWLDRRPARSVAYVSFGTNATARPDELQELAAGLEASGAPFLWSLREESWPLLPPGFLERAPGLVVPWAPQVGVLRHAAVGAFVTHAGWASVMEGVSSGVPMACRPFFGDQTMNARSVASVWGFGTAFDGPMTRGAVANAVATLLRGEDGERMRAKAQELQAMVGKAFEPDGGCRKNFDEFVEIVCRV